The Kordia sp. SMS9 genome window below encodes:
- a CDS encoding DUF2007 domain-containing protein, with amino-acid sequence MKNDFYTVTTFEYTAEARVMQGKFMSEGIEVFLRDQYTVDVDPFVSNAIGGVKLQVHLQDKEAAIALYNELREYEVDRKRNRIICPNCNENKVLIAPPKKNLLYLLFPFIEPKRYQCNVCGEIFKPEEN; translated from the coding sequence ATGAAAAACGATTTTTACACAGTAACCACTTTTGAATACACCGCAGAAGCACGTGTCATGCAAGGAAAATTCATGTCGGAAGGCATCGAAGTGTTTCTAAGAGACCAGTATACTGTAGATGTAGATCCGTTTGTAAGCAACGCAATTGGAGGTGTAAAATTGCAAGTGCATTTGCAAGACAAAGAAGCTGCAATTGCCCTTTACAACGAATTGCGCGAATATGAAGTAGATAGAAAAAGAAACAGAATTATTTGTCCTAATTGTAATGAAAACAAAGTGCTAATTGCACCACCAAAGAAAAATTTACTATACCTGTTATTTCCATTTATAGAACCAAAACGCTATCAATGCAACGTATGTGGAGAAATTTTTAAACCAGAAGAAAACTAA
- a CDS encoding pyridoxal phosphate-dependent aminotransferase family protein yields the protein MKIPKKIHAKLQQRIQNNSLRSLSVSTDLVDFASNDYLGFATSETIFNKTHQFLIDRNLQQNGATGSRLLSGNHLLYQEVEAQLCQFHNAESALLFNSGYDANIGFFSAVPQRGDVIFYDEFIHASIRDGVGMSHAKSYKFTHNDLTDLQEKIQKIQQSNTPDQEIYVVTESVFSMDGDSPDIKTLVELCKASNVFLIIDEAHALGVFGENGQGILHELNLENDVFARIYTFGKALGCHGAAILGSETLKSYLVNFARSLIYTTGLSPHSVATIKIAYDELTVTTEIQRLQQNIRVFQEATKNLNFIPGNAAIHCCIFSGIENVKNAAKKLQEKGFEVKPIVSPTVPKGKERLRFCIHSYNTETEIKAVANALQRLKL from the coding sequence ATGAAAATACCCAAAAAAATACACGCAAAATTACAACAACGCATCCAAAACAACAGTTTGCGCTCACTTTCAGTATCCACAGATTTGGTTGATTTTGCATCGAATGATTACTTAGGATTTGCTACTTCGGAAACGATCTTTAACAAAACGCATCAATTTCTCATAGACAGAAACCTACAACAAAATGGCGCCACAGGATCGCGTTTGCTTTCAGGGAATCATCTACTATATCAAGAAGTAGAAGCACAACTCTGCCAATTTCACAATGCAGAAAGTGCGTTGCTCTTCAACTCCGGATACGATGCCAATATTGGGTTTTTCTCGGCAGTGCCTCAACGTGGAGATGTCATTTTTTATGACGAATTCATTCATGCGTCCATTCGTGATGGTGTTGGAATGAGTCATGCAAAATCATACAAATTCACACACAACGATCTTACAGACTTACAAGAAAAAATTCAAAAAATACAACAATCCAATACTCCCGATCAAGAAATCTATGTTGTTACAGAATCTGTATTTTCCATGGATGGCGATTCGCCCGATATAAAAACCTTGGTAGAATTGTGTAAAGCTTCAAATGTATTTCTAATTATAGATGAAGCGCATGCGTTGGGTGTTTTTGGTGAAAACGGACAAGGAATATTACACGAATTAAACCTAGAAAATGACGTATTCGCCAGAATCTACACATTTGGAAAAGCGCTAGGGTGTCACGGAGCTGCAATTTTAGGAAGCGAAACCTTAAAAAGCTACTTGGTCAACTTTGCACGAAGTCTCATTTACACAACTGGTTTATCGCCACATTCGGTAGCTACGATCAAAATTGCCTATGACGAACTCACTGTAACAACCGAAATACAACGTTTACAACAAAACATTCGTGTATTTCAAGAAGCTACAAAAAATCTAAACTTCATTCCTGGAAATGCGGCAATTCATTGTTGTATCTTTTCTGGAATTGAAAATGTGAAAAACGCAGCAAAAAAGCTACAAGAAAAAGGATTTGAAGTCAAACCTATTGTATCGCCCACAGTTCCCAAAGGAAAAGAACGTTTGCGTTTTTGTATACATTCATACAATACAGAAACTGAAATAAAAGCAGTTGCCAACGCACTACAAAGACTGAAACTATGA
- the bioD gene encoding dethiobiotin synthase, giving the protein MQKKIFVTGISTEVGKTVASAILTEALEADYWKPIQAGDLDNSDSHKIEKYISNKKTKIHPNSYALNTPMSPHASAEIDNRTINLEEIQEPTTENHLVIEGAGGILVPLNDENTILDLIKPEYHVIVVSRHYLGSINHTLLTVNLLKEKGFNVSIIFSGEQHPTTEEIIKKMTNIPVIGRIDEEPYFDQNVIREYAETFKSTL; this is encoded by the coding sequence ATGCAAAAAAAAATATTCGTTACAGGAATTTCTACCGAAGTTGGTAAAACAGTCGCTTCTGCAATTTTAACTGAAGCATTGGAAGCAGACTATTGGAAACCTATACAGGCGGGCGATTTAGACAATTCAGACAGTCACAAAATAGAAAAATACATTTCTAACAAAAAAACTAAAATTCATCCGAATAGCTATGCGCTCAATACGCCGATGAGTCCGCACGCTTCCGCGGAAATTGACAATCGTACCATAAATCTGGAAGAAATTCAAGAGCCAACAACGGAAAATCATCTCGTTATTGAAGGCGCAGGCGGCATTTTAGTACCGTTAAATGATGAAAACACCATTTTAGATCTCATCAAACCTGAATATCACGTTATTGTGGTGTCGCGCCATTATCTGGGAAGCATCAATCATACATTACTAACGGTAAATTTATTGAAAGAAAAAGGGTTCAACGTGTCTATTATTTTTAGTGGAGAACAACATCCAACAACAGAAGAAATCATCAAAAAAATGACCAATATTCCTGTGATCGGACGCATTGATGAAGAACCGTATTTTGACCAAAATGTCATTCGCGAATACGCGGAAACATTCAAATCAACACTATAA